In Podospora pseudopauciseta strain CBS 411.78 chromosome 3, whole genome shotgun sequence, one genomic interval encodes:
- a CDS encoding hypothetical protein (COG:I; EggNog:ENOG503NVX9) produces the protein MAESESTPAAAPQASASSPAGSPPPTTAPAAAASTPASPSAAEQPAADAQIAVDSNPIYHPQPLEDDDDNDSSLGDENALSTASISSSILQYRKLHGRTYHNFGGADKVEYWAPNDDAQNDQLDINHHLLNLALDNKLFFAPLSKPTRVLDVGTGTGMWAIDFADEFPDCEVTGIDLSPIQPTWVPPNCKFELDDASQPWTFPDNHFDYIHFRYMIGCFKDWPAVYREAYRCLKPGGWIEHLDCTADVLSDDGSLPKDTVFVEWKKVFKEAGDKMGQTFEVVDNDNYVGWLKEAGFKDVKNTIIKTPVGSWPADPKWKEVGQFNQYMLDGGIEGLGLYIITNVLGWKYEEMQVFIAKVRAGLRNKNWHSYCVWGAAWGQKPYDE, from the exons atggCCGAGTCCGAGTCCACTCCGGCAGCTGCGCCGCAGGCATCGGCTTCTTCACCGGCTGGTTCCCCACCTCCGACCACCGCtcctgccgctgccgcttcCACTCCGGCATCCCCGAGCGCTGCTGAGCAGCCGGCCGCCGATGCCCAAATTGCAGTCGACTCCAACCCCATCTACCATCCCCAACCActggaggacgatgacgacaaTGACTCTTcgcttggtgatgagaatgcTCTTTCTACTGCCTCCATCAGCTCCAGCATCCTGCAGTACCGCAAGCTTCACGGCAGGACCTACCACAACTTTGGTGGTGCCGACAAGGTGGAGTACTG GGCCCCCAATGACGACGCCCAGAATGACCAGCTagacatcaaccaccacctcctcaacctgGCCCTGGACAACAAGCTCTTCTTCGCCCCCCTGTCCAAGCCCACCCGCGTGCTCGATGTCGGCACGGGCACGGGCATGTGGGCCATCGACTTTGCCGATGAGTTCCCCGACTGCGAGGTCACGGGTATCGATCTGTCTCCCATCCAGCCGACCTGGGTGCCGCCCAACTGCAAGTTCGAGCTGGACGACGCCTCCCAGCCCTGGACTTTCCCGGACAACCACTTTGACTACATACACTTCCGGTACATGATTGGGTGCTTCAAGGACTGGCCGGCCGTGTACCGGGAGGCGTACCGGTGTCTGAAGCCGGGCGGCTGGATCGAGCACTTGGACTGCACGGCGGATGTGCTGTCGGATGACGGGTCGCTGCCCAAGGACACGGTGTTTGTGGAGTGGAAGAAGGTGTTCAAGGAGGCGGGGGACAAGATGGGCCAGACgtttgaggtggtggacaaTGACAATTATGTTGGGTGGCTGAAGGAGGCTGGGTTTAAGGATGTGAAGAATACGATTATCAAGACGCCGGTGGGGTCGTGGCCAGCGGATCCAAAGTGGAAGGAGGTTGGGCAGTTCAACCAGTATATGCTCGACGGCGGGATTGAGGGGCTGGGGTTGTATATCATCACGAACGTGTTGGGGTGGAAGTATGAGGAGATGCAGGTGTTTATTGCCAAGGTGAGGGCTGGGTTGAGGAACAAGAACTGGCATAGCTACTGCGTTTG GGGTGCTGCTTGGG